The Triplophysa dalaica isolate WHDGS20190420 chromosome 5, ASM1584641v1, whole genome shotgun sequence genome window below encodes:
- the LOC130420771 gene encoding histone H2B-like, with product MPEPAKPAPKKGSKKAVTKTAVKGGKKRRKSRKESYAIYVYKVLKQVHPDTGISSKAMGIMNSFVNDIFERIAGESSRLAHYNKRSTITSREIQTAVRLLLPGELAKHAVSEGTKAVTKYTSSK from the coding sequence ATGCCTGAGCCAGCTAAACCCGCGCCCAAGAAGGGCTCTAAGAAGGCCGTCACCAAGACCGCCGTTAAGGGAGGAAAGAAGCGCAGAAAGTCCAGGAAGGAGAGTTACGCCATCTACGTGTACAAAGTGCTCAAGCAGGTCCACCCCGACACCGGCATCTCTTCCAAGGCGATGGGCATCATGAACTCTTTCGTCAACGACATCTTCGAGCGCATCGCCGGTGAGTCGTCTCGTCTCGCGCACTACAACAAGCGCTCCACCATCACGtcgagagagatccagaccgccgtgcgtctgctgctgcccggtgaactcgccaaacacgccgtgtccgagggcaccaaagccgtcaccaagtacaccagctccaagtaa
- the LOC130420458 gene encoding histone H4-like — protein MTWPGHALVSGFLLGPISTCLSPPLTVSSHRFIVFNTVSIMSGRGKGGKGLGKGGAKRHRKVLRDNIQGITKPAIRRLARRGGVKRISGLIYEETRGVLKVFLENVIRDAVTYTEHAKRKTVTAMDVVYALKRQGRTLYGFGG, from the coding sequence ATGACGTGGCCTGGTCACGCCCTCGTAAGCGGTTTTCTACTAGGTCCTATAAGCACATGTTTAAGTCCTCCGCTCACGGTTTCTTCTCATCGTTTCATTGTATTTAATACAGTCAGCATCATGTCTGGAAGAGGCAAAGGCGGAAAGGGACTCGGAAAAGGAGGCGCGAAGCGTCATCGTAAAGTGTTGCGCGATAACATACAAGGCATCACCAAGCCCGCCATCCGTCGCCTCGCTCGCCGCGGTGGTGTTAAGCGTATCTCCGGTCTCATTTACGAGGAGACCCGCGGTGTGTTGAAGGTGTTTCTGGAGAACGTTATCCGTGATGCCGTCACCTACACCGAACACGCCAAGAGAAAGACCGTCACCGCCATGGACGTCGTGTACGCGCTGAAACGACAGGGACGCACTCTGTACGGCTTCGGAGGTTAA
- the LOC130420738 gene encoding histone H3-like, whose amino-acid sequence MARTKQTARKSTGGKAPRKQLATKAARKSAPATGGVKKPHRYRPGTVALREIRRYQKSTELLIRKLPFQRLVREIAQDFKTDLRFQSSAVMALQESSEAYLVGLFEDTNLCAIHAKRVTIMPKDIQLARRIRGERA is encoded by the coding sequence ATGGCAAGAACTAAGCAGACCGCTCGTAAGTCCACCGGTGGCAAAGCCCCGAGGAAGCAGCTCGCCACCAAAGCCGCCCGTAAGAGCGCTCCCGCCACCGGCGGCGTGAAGAAGCCTCATCGTTACAGGCCCGGCACCGTGGCTCTGAGAGAGATCCGCCGCTACCAGAAGTCCACCGAGCTGCTCATCCGTAAACTGCCTTTCCAGCGCCTGGTGAGAGAGATCGCTCAGGACTTCAAGACGGATCTGCGCTTCCAGAGCTCCGCCGTCATGGCTCTGCAGGAGTCCAGTGAGGCTTATCTGGTCGGTCTGTTCGAGGACACAAACCTGTGCGCCATCCACGCTAAGAGGGTCACCATCATGCCCAAAGACATTCAGCTGGCCCGCCGCATCCGCGGAGAGCGCGCTTAA
- the LOC130420759 gene encoding histone H2A-like, translating into MSGRGKTGGKSRAKAKTRSSRAGLQFPVGRVHRLLRKGNYAQRVGAGAPVYLAAVLEYLTAEILELAGNAARDNKKSRIIPRHLQLAVRNDEELNRLLGGVTIAQGGVLPNIQAVLLPKKTDKPAKTK; encoded by the coding sequence ATGAGTGGAAGAGGTAAAACCGGCGGTAAATCAAGAGCGAAGGCCAAGACTAGGTCATCCAGAGCGGGACTTCAGTTTCCCGTCGGCCGTGTTCACAGACTACTTCGCAAAGGTAACTACGCACAACGCGTCGGTGCCGGAGCTCCAGTTTATCTCGCCGCTGTCCTCGAGTATCTCACCGCTGAGATCTTGGAGTTGGCCGGAAACGCCGCTCGGGACAATAAGAAGAGTCGGATCATTCCCCGCCATCTGCAGCTGGCCGTGCGTAACGACGAGGAGTTGAACAGGCTTCTGGGCGGCGTGACCATCGCTCAGGGTGGTGTGTTGCCCAACATCCAGGCGGTCTTACTGCCCAAGAAGACCGACAAACCCGCTAAGACCAAGTAA
- the LOC130420809 gene encoding histone H1-like, translating to MAETAPAPAAPPAKAPKKKSAAKPKTAGPGASYLIVKAVTASKERNGVSLAALKKALAAGGYDVEKNNSRVKLAIKSLVTKGTLVQTKGTGASGSFKLNKKQVETKKPAKKAAPKAKKPAVKKPAAAAAKKPKTAAAKKTAAKKSPKKAKKPAAIAAKKATKSPKKAKKPAAPKKAAKSPKKAAKSPKKVKAAKPKTTKPKAAKPKRAAPKKR from the coding sequence ATGGCAGAAACCGCTCCAGCTCCAGCAGCCCCGCCGGCGAAAGCGCCCAAGAAGAAATCTGCAGCCAAACCCAAGACAGCGGGTCCAGGCGCGAGTTATCTCATCGTTAAAGCCGTGACGGCCTCCAAGGAGAGAAACGGTGTGTCTCTGGCCGCCCTGAAGAAAGCTCTCGCCGCCGGCGGATACGATGTGGAGAAGAACAACTCCCGCGTCAAGCTCGCCATCAAGAGCCTCGTGACTAAAGGCACACTGGTCCAGACCAAAGGAACCGGTGCTTCAGGATCTTTCAAACTCAACAAAAAACAAGTCGAGACTAAGAAGCCAGCGAAGAAAGCCGCTCCTAAAGCGAAGAAGCCCGCAGTGAAGAAGCCCGCTGCTGCTGCTGCCAAGAAGCCCAAGACCGCAGCGGCAAAGAAGACCGCCGCAAAGAAATCTCCCAAGAAGGCCAAGAAACCTGCCGCCATCGCGGCTAAAAAGGCAACGAAGAGCCCCAAGAAGGCGAAGAAGCCAGCGGCCCCCAAGAAAGCAGCCAAGAGTCCGAAGAAAGCAGCTAAAAGCCCCAAGAAGGTGAAGGCGGCAAAACCCAAGACGACAAAGCCCAAAGCAGCTAAACCTAAAAGGGCCGCCCCGAAAAAGAGGTAG